A single genomic interval of Lewinellaceae bacterium harbors:
- a CDS encoding shikimate dehydrogenase, whose product MLTHLYGLIGYPLSHSFSRRYFSEKFRREGIEGCRYELFPLENIKQFPALLSAHPNLRGINVTIPYKQQVMAYLDELEEGAAEVGAVNTIKVNGGRLAGYNTDVFGFEQSLLQFLEGNGASPGGLQALILGTGGASKAVQYVLRKTGIGFRLVSRNKKPGQLTYLELNETLVQNCRLIVNTTPLGMSPQTETCPEIPFQYIGPQHLLYDLVYNPEETKFMARGIQRGAAVHNGLEMLQLQAEKAWEIWNS is encoded by the coding sequence ATGCTCACTCACCTCTACGGCCTGATCGGCTACCCCTTGTCGCATTCCTTCTCCAGGCGGTACTTCAGTGAAAAATTCCGTCGGGAAGGCATTGAAGGTTGCCGTTACGAACTGTTTCCGCTGGAAAACATCAAACAATTCCCTGCCCTGCTGAGCGCCCATCCCAACCTGCGCGGCATCAACGTAACCATTCCCTACAAACAACAGGTCATGGCCTATCTGGATGAACTGGAGGAAGGCGCGGCGGAGGTAGGCGCCGTCAATACCATAAAAGTAAACGGCGGACGGCTTGCCGGCTACAACACCGATGTTTTCGGCTTCGAGCAATCGTTGCTGCAATTTCTGGAGGGCAACGGCGCCTCTCCCGGCGGCCTGCAGGCTTTAATCCTGGGCACAGGAGGAGCGTCAAAGGCCGTGCAGTATGTTTTGCGAAAAACGGGTATTGGTTTCCGCCTGGTATCCCGCAATAAAAAACCGGGGCAGCTCACTTATCTGGAATTAAATGAAACCCTGGTGCAGAATTGCCGTTTAATCGTCAATACAACGCCTTTGGGCATGTCCCCCCAAACAGAAACCTGCCCTGAGATACCTTTCCAATACATCGGCCCGCAGCACCTGCTGTACGATTTGGTCTACAACCCCGAGGAGACGAAATTTATGGCCAGGGGGATTCAGCGGGGAGCGGCGGTGCACAATGGCCTGGAGATGCTGCAATTGCAAGCAGAAAAAGCTTGGGAAATTTGGAATTCCTGA
- a CDS encoding GNAT family N-acetyltransferase has translation MDNSFPVLKTERLCLRQFRQEDIDMVFYGLSHPGVIKYYGVHYDSLEATQAQMDWFASLETDRTGIWWAITSVEDGAFFGAGGFNDWSHEHQKAEIGFWLLPEYWGKGVMTEAMPLICDYGFGEMGLHRIEGFVESDNWNCKKALKKLDFKLEGTLIDCEVKNGRFISLDIYAKFVPRSS, from the coding sequence ATGGATAATTCCTTTCCTGTGCTGAAAACCGAACGGTTGTGCCTGCGCCAGTTCCGGCAGGAAGACATCGATATGGTTTTCTACGGCTTATCTCATCCGGGCGTCATAAAATACTACGGCGTGCATTATGATTCCCTCGAAGCTACTCAGGCGCAAATGGATTGGTTCGCTAGTTTGGAAACTGATCGAACTGGCATTTGGTGGGCGATAACCTCCGTTGAAGATGGCGCCTTCTTCGGCGCCGGCGGCTTCAACGACTGGAGCCACGAACACCAGAAGGCGGAGATCGGCTTCTGGTTGTTGCCCGAATATTGGGGTAAGGGCGTCATGACGGAAGCCATGCCCCTGATCTGCGACTACGGATTCGGCGAGATGGGCCTGCACCGCATTGAAGGCTTCGTTGAAAGCGACAACTGGAATTGTAAAAAAGCCCTGAAAAAACTGGATTTCAAGCTGGAAGGAACCTTGATAGATTGCGAGGTGAAAAACGGCCGGTTTATCAGCCTGGATATCTACGCCAAATTCGTGCCGCGATCATCCTGA
- a CDS encoding proline dehydrogenase family protein → MKEIGKPVKDIKYIREMVQAIMEGREQAAVDFTDTRAAFAIKSDAELKKAAWLFGLMNKHWLVGIGSRLGLAAVRLHLPFVESVVKRTIFEQFCGGTTLLDCQGAIDRLAGQRCLTILDYGAEAKEKEEDFNHTMNETIRAIEFASRSEHIPVVSTKITGMARFGLLEAMQQGESFTRESRKEYKSVLKRLDSVCHVAARKGVGVFFDAEESWIQDSIDHLVTIMMRRYNREAAVVYNTFQLYRKDRLQFLIDAYNQARKGGYLLGAKLVRGAYMEKERERAEKMGYPSPIHPNKAATDDAYDMALRFCVDNYEHIASCNASHNLESNLLQSELISRKGLPRNHPHLNFCQLYGMSDNITFNLAKEGFNVAKYVPYGPVREVVPYLIRRAQENSSVTGDMGREFQLVRSEMKRRGLE, encoded by the coding sequence ATGAAAGAGATAGGTAAACCTGTCAAGGATATAAAATACATCAGAGAAATGGTGCAAGCGATCATGGAGGGAAGAGAGCAGGCGGCCGTTGATTTTACGGACACCAGGGCTGCTTTTGCGATCAAATCGGACGCTGAGCTGAAAAAGGCCGCCTGGCTTTTTGGCCTGATGAACAAGCACTGGCTGGTAGGGATCGGCTCCCGCCTGGGCCTGGCGGCGGTACGCCTGCACCTGCCCTTTGTGGAGTCGGTGGTGAAACGCACCATTTTCGAACAGTTTTGCGGCGGCACTACGCTGCTGGATTGCCAGGGGGCCATCGACCGGCTGGCCGGGCAGCGTTGCCTGACTATCCTGGACTATGGAGCGGAGGCCAAGGAAAAAGAGGAGGATTTCAACCACACCATGAACGAGACGATCCGGGCGATCGAGTTCGCTTCCCGTTCGGAGCACATTCCGGTGGTAAGCACCAAAATTACCGGCATGGCCCGTTTCGGGCTGTTGGAGGCCATGCAGCAAGGGGAATCCTTCACCCGGGAAAGCCGCAAGGAATACAAGAGCGTGCTCAAACGGCTGGACTCGGTCTGCCACGTCGCCGCCCGCAAAGGAGTAGGCGTATTTTTTGACGCGGAAGAAAGTTGGATACAGGACAGCATCGACCATCTGGTGACGATAATGATGCGGCGCTACAACCGGGAAGCGGCGGTGGTTTACAACACGTTCCAGTTGTACCGAAAAGACCGCCTGCAGTTTCTCATCGACGCCTACAACCAGGCCAGAAAAGGCGGATATCTGCTCGGCGCCAAGCTGGTGCGGGGCGCCTATATGGAAAAAGAGCGCGAGCGGGCGGAAAAAATGGGCTATCCTTCACCCATTCACCCCAATAAGGCCGCCACCGACGATGCCTACGACATGGCCCTGCGCTTCTGCGTGGACAATTACGAACACATCGCTTCCTGCAATGCTTCCCACAACCTGGAAAGCAACCTGCTGCAGTCGGAGTTGATCAGCCGCAAAGGCCTTCCCCGAAACCATCCCCACCTGAATTTCTGCCAGCTCTACGGGATGAGCGACAACATTACTTTCAACCTGGCAAAAGAGGGCTTCAACGTCGCCAAATACGTGCCCTACGGGCCCGTCCGCGAGGTGGTGCCTTACCTGATCCGCCGGGCCCAGGAGAACAGCTCCGTTACCGGCGACATGGGCAGGGAATTTCAACTGGTCCGAAGCGAAATGAAACGCCGGGGCTTGGAATGA